One window of Desulfonatronum thiodismutans genomic DNA carries:
- a CDS encoding HAD family hydrolase produces MPQLSDKQIHGILFDKDGTLFDFHRTWHSVITKAAAMASGGDERLGRILLEAGGFDPATCRFQADSVIAAGHAGELAELWRGLGAVLPLDDLQGRLDALFAEEALASAVPVTDLRPLFARLTRLGLRLGIATNDSEASASATVERYALKEFVGFVAGYDSGYGVKPGPGMALAFCEAVNLPPHHVAVVGDSGHDMAMGRSAEVRLCVGVLTGAGTMASLASQADVVLQDITGLLELLD; encoded by the coding sequence ATGCCTCAACTTTCCGATAAACAAATACACGGCATCCTTTTCGACAAAGACGGCACGCTGTTCGACTTTCACCGAACATGGCACTCGGTCATAACCAAGGCGGCGGCCATGGCTTCCGGAGGCGATGAAAGGCTTGGCCGCATCTTACTGGAAGCGGGAGGATTTGATCCGGCGACGTGTCGGTTTCAGGCTGATTCGGTCATTGCCGCGGGCCATGCCGGAGAGCTGGCCGAGCTTTGGCGGGGGTTGGGCGCAGTACTTCCTTTGGACGACTTGCAAGGGCGATTGGATGCGCTTTTTGCCGAGGAGGCCCTGGCAAGCGCCGTGCCCGTGACGGATCTGCGCCCGCTGTTCGCGCGCCTGACCCGACTAGGCCTGCGCCTGGGCATCGCCACCAACGACAGCGAAGCCTCGGCCTCGGCCACCGTGGAGCGCTACGCCCTGAAGGAATTCGTGGGCTTTGTCGCCGGATACGACAGCGGATACGGAGTCAAGCCCGGACCGGGCATGGCCCTGGCTTTTTGCGAGGCCGTGAATCTGCCTCCGCACCATGTGGCCGTGGTGGGCGACAGCGGCCACGACATGGCCATGGGGCGTTCGGCCGAAGTCCGCTTGTGCGTCGGCGTGCTCACCGGCGCGGGAACCATGGCGTCCCTGGCTTCCCAGGCCGACGTGGTCCTGCAGGACATAACCGGGTTGCTGGAGCTTCTGGACTGA